The region AGTCTTTAAAAACATACAAATGAGCGGACCTCACCAAAAATGATTCCTCTGGTTCTGGCAAATTCAAGTGTTTGGGCTATCTACAAGAGCACAAGCCCAAGTTCTGATGACCGCAAAACATGCTTTACTCGATAGTTGTACAGGTAGTAGTGGAGTTTCCCATCACCCGGGCCAAACTTCAGTTCCTTCAAGAAAGTTTCATTGTGCATAACATCCAAGGCGTTGAAGACATCAAAATCCTTTTGCTTTGCCACAATAAGAGCATCACTGATCAACTGAACCAATGGTGTTTTTGTTGAGACATTGTAATAAGAATAAGCGGCCTTCAGAGTGGAGTGATTCTGGCTACCGAGTATTGATGATGGAAGAGTATAAAAGCTACAGAAGTCGGTGATTTCATGAGTCTCAGGGCTTTCAACAAGATAGCTATCAACAACATCCTCCTTTGGAAGAAGCCAGTGCTCAACATCATTCTCATCAAAGTCAGGTGCAACAACAAACTGCTTCAAGTAATTTCTAAGCAGTCGAGTAACAGCAGGAACATCATGGGGCTCCATTTTCCTGAACCCAGGAGTGGTTGTCTGATCAGGTAACTTATACAGCTTTATCGTTCGGCTCATTGTCATCCTTGCGCCCAGCCTAGAAAACCCAACGTCAATAAGCTTCTTAGGATTCAACGACCTATGCCAATATTGACAAGTTGTTATAGGTGTAGGAAGGATAACTCCAGCTGTATAAGCTGCTTGCCAGATATTCTCCAAGTGAACTCTCCTTGTGACTTCTTTGATCATAACTGGAGCAAGTCTTTTAGATCTAAGCTTCTTATGAACACACAGAAAATTGACCTCTGCCATGTTTACAATGCTATCATTAACACGTATTCTTGCAGGTATCCCAGTGATAAAAGCCACCAACTTTTTTGAGCTCTTCACCCTGACTCCAATGTGCCAGCTTCGGTAGAAACCTGGAGGGCGGAGTGCCCAACTAAGGAACTCCTTTGAATAATTGAACCTGAACATGTTTTCATCATCCTCTACATAATTGTGGGTCAGGAGATTATAAACCTCAACGCACATTTCTTCAGAGTCCATGTCACAAGTAATCCACTCATATGGAGCAGGAAGATTATAAGGCTCTTGTTTAACCTCGGATAAGGGTGTTGGAGGCTCAATTGGGCCCTCATGCAGGCTTGTATCACCAAGGTCCTTGAATTGCCCCACAGGTTGGGTTTCCCAGAACTTATGCCTTTTAGCAAGAGATAGAGATTCTTGGACCTTTCGGGCTAACGAGTCGATAGATacctcattttcattttctggaGGTATATTTCCCTTGGGGGTAGGATCCTGGTCCTCTGCTTCTCTATTATTGTCGGTCATTTAGTCAACTTCAATTATTACTCTGTTAGAAAATCCCATAGAAACAACGTTAACTGGAAGGGAGATGCACAgattaagagagagagagataaaagTACAGAGTATGGGAAAAAACATGGATATCTCCAGGTTGATGGAGACGCATATGTTTCATATGGACTCATCTTACACTTACAGCCATAACTATTAAGTGAGCATGCATGCTCTCACGCTCCATTTCCAATCTTTTACTTAAACTGGTGATAGGCAATATTTGATTCAATTAATTTGCAACTTTAACCCAGGCTTACATACACAAGCCTCATGTCGATAGAATGGGCCATAACTACACTCACTAAATACATTGGCAAAACCATAGGCAAACATTTGCCAATACAAAAACACATTGGAAAGAGATTCATTACAGCAGCTATACACAAAGAAGGCAAAGAAGATAAAACTCATCTTTTTCCAGCAAAATTAAACATTTCCAAAGCACAAcacaacaaacaaagcaaaagttCTGAACTTCCTTACATACTATAGGTAATAATCATGAGAAATGAATATGATTTAATCATTTAGGACCTAGCACCTGGTCAAACAAACAACTAAACTAGTAATACGATTCATCCTCGCTTATCTACAAATTCATGAAAAAGTATTaccaaaacagaaaaaataaaaacgaaGAATATCAATTTATCACTCCCAAATTCAAAAGCAAAGCTTAATTACTGGTAAGCACATAAACTCAAATAAGGCATGAATAGAAAAATAAGAGTAGAAGAAAGTGATGAGATCTGAAGCATAATGAACGGCAATAATGGAGGAAACACACGCACCTTGAGATCTAGAGTTGTCAAGACTCACCCCCACCGTTTACTCAATATATTGTACAATCATCCGCGATGGAGAAAGCGACCCGGGAGCCGTGGGCGGGGGTATGGGGCGGGGAGATCAATTATTAGGGCTTTTCAATGTAAGAGAGAGAAAACTTATTGGAAACACCGAAGCAATGGATggaataaagaaaagaaaaagcattgaaaCACGCCAACTAAATTCTCCATGTTTAACTTTTTCTTGGTGccatggatttttattttttttggactgGGCTTACGGAAGAGTTCTAAGGCCCATacaagttttttcttttttttttttttttaataaaagccCCATAGGAGGTTTGGACAATTGTTATACAATGGATTAAGATTCATATTGCATCATAAAACTCTGATACACTAATTTTGTACCTTCCATTAACACATATgtaacaaataacttgatagtTACATGTACAAATACAAAATACGTCAACTACAGATGTAGAATAAGGTTATTTTTAGATCAGAGTGTATAATGCAATGTAAatcctagtccatggtataattttccATCAAACAAAATTTTTGCAAAAAGATGAGGGGGAAACTCTTAGTGTTCCATCAAACAAAATTTTTACTATCAAAGTACTTGTAATATTAcacgtcttttttttttttttttcgatacACTTAATAAAAAGAGacaattcaaaatttgtaaatgtcACTAACTATTATATTTGGCATATAAAATTGGTATATACCTTAGTTGTTAAGCACGCTCTAGACATGCTAGTATAAAGccaaaatacatacaaattCCGTCACGCTTCATGCAAGTGACTTGCActaatttaagaaaaagaagaaggggAAGAAATAGACTGGAAATAAAGATTACAAAAGCCCCCACTCCCCTTTAAGCTGTTCCCTAATAAATCAAAAACTAACAAAACCTAAGCCTTGAAGCAAAGCCAAATTCACAGCACTTTATTTTCCATGGAGAATTTGAGATCTAACTCAACAAGAGAAGGAAAGATGAAAATGGAAAGCTACTATGCTCCTACAACCATGAAAGATTTAAGAAGTTTCAGCACATCTCGAGCACATTATGATGCTTCTCCTTCTCCATCTCCTCCTCCCTACAAGGAGCTGAAGTTGAAGAACGGCAAGGCTGGCAGAGGTCCATCGGGTTTTGCCTCGAAGAGTTGGAGCTTGAATGAGTCGGAGTTGCAGAGGAAGAAGAGAGTGGCAGGGTACAAGGCCTACAGTGTGGAGGGGAAGATGAAGGGCTCGTTCAGAAAGAGCGTTAAGTGGATCAAGAACTCCTGCAGTCATGTGGTTTATGGATGGTGGTGATTGCTTCTCTCTAGCTCCTGTTGTTGAATCTTGATGCCTTCTCTCTGGTgcccattttcttttttaactaTTTCAGACTTCTTTTTGGGGTTAATACACAATACTATAATGCTACAGGACCGGACTCGGATTACTCTCACAATAGTGGGATACCGGATAATGCAACAAAAAATACAGTACTACATCATGGATCACTATGACAAAAACTCTATTTATCATGCATCAGAATGCAACTATATGTTGATTCTATAATATAAAGATATAGTGTAATGGAGTGTTCTTGGCCTGGTTTGATTATGAATTATTTTCTGTGTTTCTTGATATTTTTATTGGGAACTTCTAAAGTATTATGTATGCAGAATTCACATGGAAAGCAGCAGTCATATGATCACAATCAACTTAGGAAATTGATCAAGCCGAGAATCACACAGTTTCATAGTTGTTAAGTCATGACAAGATGATATCAGAAATGACACAAATGCAGAACTGTAAAAATGAATAGAGGAATTTTGAGTCTAAATGGGAACTGTATTTAAGTATTAAGGAATGACACAATGCAAAACTCTAATAATGCAAACAGGTCAAAACTCAAAActgtattaagtattaacaaAACATAACCTAGATGGACCTTGATTTTGGGGGCAGCAACATGACGACATCTTTATTATGTACTTGCTTGGTGCATGATCTGATTGGTACTCATAATCTCAGTTCACACTGCTTCTTCAAAGAAACCGGGGCTATAAGCAACATACTTTCTCAAGTATTTAAGAGGAGAACACGACAAAAGCAGCAGCTAGTAGTGTGATTTCTCATCATTGCCAAAACTTAGGCCCTCTACACCTTTAAGAGTGGACTCGATATTTTTCATGTTGCTGTTTCTAGTTGAGGAACTGCATTTGTTATCAAATATAACTGGAGAACTCCTTTCAGCAGTACTGGTCATTTTAGGAATAGTTCCAGGGCTTGCATGAGTTGTATCTGCTGCCCGGGTGCGTGAGAGGTCAGATTCAACCCCAGCAGTCACACTATCACGGATGCTAGACACAGCAGGTCTCCTTGATGAACCGCTTGATTGGATAATATTTGAACTAGACAACTGCAAACAAGATCCAGTCAAATCGTTGCTTTTCACTTCATCTGACAGACTAACAAATCATCTTTCTGAAGACCAAGATCAAGGTATGAAGGACAAGTACCATGCATGCCCAAAAACTACTAGTGCTTACCCCTTTACTCATGGTTGAGTCATTAACAGGACCTTTCTGTTTGCTCCCAGGACTCAAAACCAATCCCGTGTTTCTACTATTGACCAGATTTCCTGAAGACCAACCAGTAGGTAGGCCTTCCTCAACACCTGCAGAATAGTAGGAAGACATGCATTTTGATATCTGATTCCAAGATACATGATGCATGAGAATACGAGATTGATGGGCTAAAGATACAATCTGTAATCATGTAAAGCTTGCTAAATATTGTCTTTGGCTTGAGAATTTGACATGGTGATCAGATAATCAGAAGAGGCCCACCTGTTTGCTTATCAATATTAGCAGCAGTAAGTGGCATCCCTGAACTCGTTGCACCAATACCACCCTGTCATGAAGCGAGCATGCACACATATCAAACTTGTTACTTGAACAAATATAAAAACTGACCTAAGGAACTCACATGACCATGAGATGGAGGACTTGAAAGCTGTGATTGCTGATGTTTCAGAATTGTCCAGTCAAATACATAATCAAATTGAAAACCTGGATGTATGCATCAAAAAATCATTTGAATGGAAAGTTCTGGCTGGCATATCTAGACATTTAGGTAAACTGCTGATTACATGAATGCTAGAAGAACCAAACCTTCACGAATAAAAAGGTCACGGAAAAGTCTCTTGAGATAAGCATAATCTGGTTTGTCTACAAATCTAAGTGACCGGCAGTAGTGAAAGTAAGATGCAAATTCCGTAGGATAACCTCGGCACAACACCTAAAGAGgaaatgagaaattaatttctgcataaaatgtatTATCACTTGCAGTATAGAACCATGGAGCATAGATTACTTCTATCGATGTAGAAACTTTCTTCTCACTGATTTTATCATACTTCTGCTTCTTTGTACCAGCTCTTAGCCCCTGCCATGGAAGACtgcaaatttgaaagtttagacTGTCAGTAAAAGAAAGACAAAATGGACATACAAGCAAGAATATTTACCTTCCTCTCAAAAAGTACATCAGAACATAGCCAAGTGATTCCAAATCATCCCTCCGGCTTTGTTCTTTATAGGGCAACAAGAAGGAATCAGGGACACCCATGTCCAattcaacaaaaattattaatgtaccATGAAGGGTTAGAGAAACAAAAGTATAAACGAAATGACAAACCTACCAATGCCAAGGTGAGTGTTCACACTTGCGTATCTGGCTGTTCcagtcaaatttttattttctctgcatattacatataaacaaatatatccACATGGGTAAAATGGTTGTTTGGACTGAATTCAACGATTATAAGTAGGATAACCCAAAGGAACATGCTACAAGATTACATGTAAAGCAAATAGACATATAGAGTTTAATCACAATGTAAGTCCATCTTTCTAGGCCAAAAGCATAACAAGTATACCAATTTATACATGAGAGTTCAGAGGAGCTCACCTATATGGTATATGCTGATGAGTAGACGAGTCCCTGTACTTTTTAGCCAGcccaaaatcaataatatatacCTATGACAAATCATTTGCAGTACTAAATCAGAGTCTATCAGCAAACCTATAGATTTGGCAGCAAAGAGTTTTAATCCATACCTGATTTGCACGCCTCCCTAAACCCATAAGGAAGTTGTCAGGTTTTATATCTCGATGAaggaatgattttgaatgaacAAATTCAACCCGATTTATCTGAAAATAATGTATTACCAATGAAAAGATGAAGGACaaaaagatcctaaacaaactATACATGAGGAAAGCATGACACTACCATCTGATCTGCAAGCATAAGAACAGTCTTTAAGGACATCTTCCGACTACAGAAGTTAAATAGATCTTCTAGACTAGGCCCTAGTAAATCAATCACAAGGACATTATAGTCGCCTTCAACACCATACCATTTGACATTGGGGATTCCGGCTACCAAAATGGGAAACAAGTTCAACGATAAGGACATCAAGAGAAACAGCTATTATCCAAACAAGTTAAAAATGACATATGGCCGGTAGAATGAAAAATTACTTCCTCCTTGAAGTAGTTTGTATAACTTCGCCTCATAAAGTAGTTGAGGGTGTTTCGTCTTTACATTTTCCTGGATACAAGAAAGAGCAGAATGAAGGACTATAATAATCATCAAGTGCTAACAACCACATTAGAAGAAATTAAAGGTACAATTGTCAGAAATTTCTGATTATTAACAAAGTTGTTGATGTCACAACAAAGAATGATTTCATAAGGTTTAGC is a window of Ipomoea triloba cultivar NCNSP0323 chromosome 11, ASM357664v1 DNA encoding:
- the LOC115997016 gene encoding glycylpeptide N-tetradecanoyltransferase 1-like — its product is MTDNNREAEDQDPTPKGNIPPENENEVSIDSLARKVQESLSLAKRHKFWETQPVGQFKDLGDTSLHEGPIEPPTPLSEVKQEPYNLPAPYEWITCDMDSEEMCVEVYNLLTHNYVEDDENMFRFNYSKEFLSWALRPPGFYRSWHIGVRVKSSKKLVAFITGIPARIRVNDSIVNMAEVNFLCVHKKLRSKRLAPVMIKEVTRRVHLENIWQAAYTAGVILPTPITTCQYWHRSLNPKKLIDVGFSRLGARMTMSRTIKLYKLPDQTTTPGFRKMEPHDVPAVTRLLRNYLKQFVVAPDFDENDVEHWLLPKEDVVDSYLVESPETHEITDFCSFYTLPSSILGSQNHSTLKAAYSYYNVSTKTPLVQLISDALIVAKQKDFDVFNALDVMHNETFLKELKFGPGDGKLHYYLYNYRVKHVLRSSELGLVLL
- the LOC115996595 gene encoding uncharacterized protein LOC115996595; protein product: MENLRSNSTREGKMKMESYYAPTTMKDLRSFSTSRAHYDASPSPSPPPYKELKLKNGKAGRGPSGFASKSWSLNESELQRKKRVAGYKAYSVEGKMKGSFRKSVKWIKNSCSHVVYGWW
- the LOC115996594 gene encoding casein kinase 1-like protein 2, which gives rise to MEPRVGNKFRLGRKIGGGSFGEIYLGTNIQTNEEVAIKLENVKTKHPQLLYEAKLYKLLQGGTGIPNVKWYGVEGDYNVLVIDLLGPSLEDLFNFCSRKMSLKTVLMLADQMINRVEFVHSKSFLHRDIKPDNFLMGLGRRANQVYIIDFGLAKKYRDSSTHQHIPYRENKNLTGTARYASVNTHLGIEQSRRDDLESLGYVLMYFLRGSLPWQGLRAGTKKQKYDKISEKKVSTSIEVLCRGYPTEFASYFHYCRSLRFVDKPDYAYLKRLFRDLFIREGFQFDYVFDWTILKHQQSQLSSPPSHGHGGIGATSSGMPLTAANIDKQTGVEEGLPTGWSSGNLVNSRNTGLVLSPGSKQKGPVNDSTMSKGLSSSNIIQSSGSSRRPAVSSIRDSVTAGVESDLSRTRAADTTHASPGTIPKMTSTAERSSPVIFDNKCSSSTRNSNMKNIESTLKGVEGLSFGNDEKSHY